The following coding sequences are from one Devosia yakushimensis window:
- the ureG gene encoding urease accessory protein UreG, giving the protein MKSLNGPLRIGIGGPVGSGKTTLCEMLLKALRDRYSMAVVTNDIYTREDALILARVQAISEDRIVGVETGGCPHTAIREDASLNLAAIDDLNRKFPDLDIILIESGGDNLAATFSPDLADLTIYVISVAQGEKIPRKGGPAISRSDLLVITHTDLAQYVGASLDVMESDTQKVRESRPYVFTDLLRRESLDQIIAFIEKAGGFVDAQAAE; this is encoded by the coding sequence ATGAAATCACTGAATGGCCCCCTGCGCATCGGCATTGGCGGCCCGGTCGGCTCCGGCAAGACGACGCTTTGTGAAATGCTGCTCAAGGCATTGCGTGACCGCTATTCCATGGCCGTGGTCACCAATGATATCTATACCCGCGAGGACGCACTGATCCTCGCCCGGGTGCAGGCCATTTCCGAAGACCGCATTGTAGGTGTCGAAACCGGCGGCTGCCCGCACACCGCCATCCGCGAAGATGCCTCGCTTAATCTCGCCGCCATCGACGATCTCAACCGCAAATTCCCCGATCTCGACATCATCCTGATCGAAAGCGGCGGCGACAATCTGGCGGCAACTTTCTCGCCCGATCTGGCCGATCTCACCATCTATGTCATCTCGGTCGCCCAGGGCGAAAAAATCCCGCGCAAGGGCGGCCCCGCCATCTCGCGCTCCGACCTGCTGGTGATCACCCATACCGATCTGGCCCAATATGTCGGGGCCAGCCTCGACGTCATGGAAAGCGACACGCAGAAGGTGCGCGAGAGCCGGCCCTATGTCTTTACCGACCTGTTGCGGCGCGAAAGCCTCGACCAGATCATCGCCTTCATCGAAAAGGCCGGCGGGTTCGTCGACGCCCAGGCCGCCGAATAA
- a CDS encoding DUF3995 domain-containing protein gives MSMLISAFMFIALLAVSFAHLLWSFGRTWPIRDEKLLAQTVVGFRDVQRMPPRLASFAVAVATLAAGIIALALADHDSGGTALTLLGIPLAAVFLARGIIGYTPWWANQTPEPNFRLNDSRVYSPLCLFLGIGFIALVIMRLL, from the coding sequence ATGAGCATGCTGATTTCCGCATTCATGTTCATCGCCTTGCTGGCCGTGTCCTTTGCCCATCTGCTCTGGTCCTTCGGTCGCACCTGGCCGATCCGCGACGAAAAGCTGCTCGCCCAGACCGTGGTGGGCTTTCGCGATGTCCAGCGCATGCCCCCGCGCCTCGCTTCTTTCGCGGTAGCAGTTGCGACCTTGGCCGCCGGCATTATTGCCCTCGCCCTGGCCGATCATGACAGCGGCGGCACGGCCCTGACGCTGCTCGGCATTCCCCTCGCCGCCGTTTTCCTGGCCCGCGGCATCATCGGCTACACGCCCTGGTGGGCCAACCAGACGCCCGAGCCGAATTTCCGGCTGAACGACAGCCGCGTCTATTCGCCCCTCTGCCTGTTCCTGGGCATAGGCTTTATCGCACTCGTCATCATGAGGCTGCTATGA
- a CDS encoding urease accessory protein UreF — MSDLQKLLTWLSPAFPVGAFAWSAGLEAAIVKGVVIDRTTTQQWVEGILAHGGLRTDAILFAHAHRGSTDATALRELADLCLALTPARERHDETTIIGEAFATAAKAWPSPVFDLLPHPCPYPIAVGAIAAAHSIELNAALTAYLTASVHSQVSVAVRLIPIGQSDGLAIMAALEGPISEMAVLCEHAVLDDIGSIAYAADIAQMAHETLTTRIFRS, encoded by the coding sequence ATGAGCGATCTGCAAAAACTGCTCACCTGGCTGTCGCCGGCCTTCCCGGTCGGCGCCTTCGCCTGGTCGGCAGGGCTCGAAGCGGCCATCGTCAAAGGCGTGGTGATTGACCGCACCACGACCCAGCAATGGGTCGAGGGCATTCTCGCCCATGGCGGCCTGCGCACCGACGCCATCCTGTTCGCGCATGCCCATCGCGGCAGCACGGACGCGACGGCCCTGCGGGAGCTTGCCGATCTCTGCCTCGCCCTGACGCCGGCCCGCGAACGCCATGACGAAACGACGATCATCGGCGAGGCCTTTGCGACCGCCGCCAAGGCCTGGCCATCGCCCGTATTCGATCTGCTGCCGCATCCCTGCCCCTACCCCATCGCGGTTGGTGCAATCGCAGCAGCGCATAGCATCGAGCTCAATGCCGCGCTCACGGCCTATCTCACCGCCAGCGTGCATAGCCAGGTCTCCGTGGCCGTGCGCCTGATCCCCATCGGCCAGTCCGATGGCCTTGCCATCATGGCCGCGCTGGAAGGTCCCATTTCCGAAATGGCTGTGCTGTGCGAGCATGCGGTGCTGGACGATATCGGCTCCATCGCCTATGCCGCAGATATTGCCCAAATGGCCCACGAAACTCTGACCACGAGAATTTTCCGCTCATGA
- a CDS encoding urease accessory protein UreE — translation MMLRAVSILPPDHGQGAPFDLVVLEHDERRLRRKLLRLRGGAEVMVDFPQTVTLEHKSALLLDDGRLVEIIAAEELLYEVRGRDAAHLVRLAWHIGNRHTSAQLEAGRILIKRDHVLKAMLEGLGASVSNVTEPFYAEHGAYHSHGDAGHALLAR, via the coding sequence ATGATGCTTCGTGCCGTTTCCATCCTGCCGCCAGACCATGGGCAGGGCGCGCCTTTCGACCTCGTTGTTCTCGAACATGACGAACGCCGCCTGCGGCGCAAATTGCTGCGCCTGCGCGGGGGTGCCGAAGTCATGGTGGATTTCCCCCAGACCGTCACCCTCGAACACAAGAGCGCCCTCCTGCTCGATGATGGCAGGCTGGTGGAAATCATCGCCGCCGAGGAACTGCTCTATGAGGTCCGCGGCCGCGACGCGGCCCATCTCGTGCGGCTGGCCTGGCATATCGGCAACCGCCACACTTCGGCGCAGCTCGAAGCCGGCCGTATCCTGATCAAGCGCGATCATGTGCTCAAGGCCATGCTGGAGGGCCTGGGCGCCAGCGTGAGCAATGTCACCGAGCCCTTCTATGCCGAGCATGGCGCCTATCACAGCCACGGCGATGCCGGCCACGCGCTGCTGGCGCGATGA
- a CDS encoding MliC family protein has product MTTMTKTILAAVLLLAGAATAAHGVEASLSITLGTDASADIQKRTVNYECGDGAPISADYINASPNFLALLNVPEETEKLVFASTVSASGVRYVSGKWAWWTQGPEASLYDTTLGEDAAAVSTCSEASDAP; this is encoded by the coding sequence ATGACGACCATGACCAAGACGATTCTCGCCGCAGTATTGCTTCTGGCCGGCGCCGCAACCGCCGCGCATGGGGTCGAGGCCTCCCTGTCGATCACCCTGGGAACCGACGCTTCTGCCGATATCCAAAAACGCACCGTGAACTATGAATGCGGCGACGGCGCCCCCATCTCCGCCGATTATATCAATGCCTCGCCCAATTTCCTGGCCTTGCTCAACGTGCCCGAGGAAACCGAAAAACTGGTCTTCGCCTCCACCGTTTCGGCTTCCGGCGTGCGCTATGTGTCGGGCAAATGGGCCTGGTGGACGCAAGGGCCCGAAGCCAGCCTCTACGACACCACGTTGGGCGAAGACGCGGCCGCGGTCAGCACCTGTTCCGAAGCCAGCGACGCACCCTGA
- a CDS encoding putative quinol monooxygenase — protein MIYVVATLRIRPESLEAMAEAAIPAIAATRREPGCRFYDMHASITDPERVTFIERWSTRAALEAHFASTHVAAFLAASQRHVVASTIEIIHPERVESL, from the coding sequence GTGATCTACGTCGTCGCCACCCTTCGCATCAGGCCGGAATCGCTGGAGGCCATGGCTGAAGCGGCCATTCCGGCGATAGCGGCAACACGGCGCGAACCCGGCTGCCGCTTTTATGACATGCATGCCAGCATCACCGACCCGGAACGCGTGACCTTTATCGAACGCTGGAGCACCCGCGCGGCGCTCGAAGCCCATTTCGCCAGCACCCATGTCGCGGCCTTTCTGGCAGCAAGCCAACGGCATGTGGTCGCCAGCACGATCGAAATCATCCATCCCGAGCGGGTGGAAAGTCTCTGA
- a CDS encoding DUF4126 family protein, with protein sequence MIYVFAVLIGVVAGLRAMTPLAAISWGAYLGWLDFSGTAFSFIGALPTVIILTIVAIAELVSDQLPNTPSRKVPMQFGARIVLGALSGALLLPGNWIIGAILGAVGAVLGTLGGAEARSRLAASFGSDRPAALLEDAVAIIAALLIVYLV encoded by the coding sequence ATGATCTACGTTTTTGCAGTGCTTATCGGCGTGGTGGCAGGCCTGCGGGCCATGACACCGCTGGCGGCGATCAGCTGGGGCGCCTATCTCGGCTGGCTCGACTTTTCCGGCACCGCTTTCAGTTTCATCGGCGCGCTGCCCACCGTCATCATCCTGACCATCGTGGCCATTGCCGAATTGGTCAGCGACCAATTGCCGAACACGCCCAGCCGCAAGGTGCCGATGCAATTCGGCGCCCGCATCGTGCTGGGCGCGCTCAGCGGCGCTCTGCTTCTGCCGGGCAACTGGATCATTGGCGCCATATTGGGCGCGGTCGGCGCCGTTCTCGGCACTCTCGGTGGCGCCGAGGCCCGCTCTCGCCTTGCCGCTTCCTTTGGTAGTGATCGCCCCGCGGCCCTCCTGGAAGACGCTGTGGCAATTATCGCGGCTCTGCTGATCGTCTATCTCGTGTGA
- the ureC gene encoding urease subunit alpha, translated as MPARISRATYADMYGPTTGDKVRLADTELFVEVEKDFTIYGEEVKFGGGKVIRDGMGQSQRTRAEGAVDTVITNALIIDHSGIYKADIGLKDGLIAGIGKAGNPDTQPGVTIIIGPSTEVIASEGRIITAGGFDAHIHFICPQQIDEALMSGVTTMLGGGSGPAHGTLATTCTGAWHAQRMIESFDGFAMNLALAGKGNASLPAPLAEMILAGVSSLKLHEDWGTTPATIDNCLSVADEYDVQVMIHTDTLNESGFVEDTIAAFKGRTIHAFHTEGAGGGHAPDILRVAGLPNVIPSSTNPTRPYTQNTIAEHLDMLMVCHHLSPSIPEDVAFAESRIRKETIAAEDILHDIGALSIISSDSQAMGRVGEVMIRTWQTADKMKKQRGRLAEETGENDNFRVKRYIAKYTINPAIAHGLSRHIGSVEVGKRADLAMWSPAFFGVKPEMVLLGGSIAAAPMGDPNASIPTPQPMHYRPMFASFGKLRTSSSVTFVSQAAHDDGLRGKLGVEKQLLPVSNTRGGIGKSAMIHNSATPVIEVDPETYEVRADGVLLTCEPATTLPMAQRYFLF; from the coding sequence ATGCCCGCCCGCATTTCCCGCGCCACCTATGCCGACATGTATGGCCCGACCACCGGTGACAAGGTGCGCCTGGCCGATACCGAACTCTTCGTCGAGGTGGAAAAGGATTTCACCATCTATGGCGAAGAGGTCAAATTCGGCGGCGGCAAGGTGATCCGCGACGGCATGGGCCAGAGCCAGCGCACGCGGGCCGAAGGCGCCGTCGATACGGTCATCACCAATGCGCTGATCATCGACCATTCCGGCATCTACAAGGCCGATATCGGCCTCAAGGACGGGCTGATCGCTGGTATCGGCAAGGCGGGCAACCCCGATACCCAGCCGGGCGTCACCATCATTATCGGCCCCTCGACCGAAGTGATCGCCAGCGAAGGGCGCATCATCACGGCAGGCGGGTTCGACGCCCATATCCACTTCATCTGCCCCCAGCAGATCGACGAAGCCCTGATGAGCGGAGTGACCACCATGCTGGGCGGCGGTTCAGGCCCCGCCCATGGCACGCTCGCCACCACCTGCACCGGCGCCTGGCATGCCCAGCGCATGATCGAAAGCTTTGACGGTTTTGCGATGAACCTGGCCCTGGCCGGCAAGGGCAATGCCTCCCTGCCCGCCCCGCTGGCCGAAATGATCCTGGCCGGCGTCTCCTCGCTCAAGCTGCACGAGGACTGGGGCACCACCCCGGCGACCATCGACAATTGCCTCTCGGTTGCCGACGAATATGACGTGCAGGTGATGATCCACACCGACACGCTCAACGAAAGCGGGTTCGTGGAAGACACCATCGCCGCCTTCAAGGGCCGCACCATCCACGCCTTCCACACCGAGGGCGCGGGCGGTGGTCATGCGCCCGATATCCTGCGGGTTGCCGGGCTGCCCAATGTCATCCCCTCCTCCACCAACCCCACCCGGCCCTATACGCAGAACACCATTGCCGAGCATCTCGATATGCTCATGGTGTGCCACCACCTCTCGCCCTCCATCCCCGAAGACGTGGCTTTCGCCGAAAGCCGTATCCGCAAGGAAACCATCGCGGCCGAGGACATCCTGCACGATATCGGCGCGCTCTCGATCATCTCCTCGGACAGCCAGGCCATGGGCCGGGTCGGCGAGGTGATGATCCGCACCTGGCAGACCGCCGACAAGATGAAGAAGCAGCGCGGCCGGCTGGCCGAGGAAACCGGCGAAAACGACAATTTCCGCGTCAAGCGCTATATCGCCAAATACACCATCAACCCGGCAATCGCCCATGGCCTCAGCCGCCATATCGGCTCGGTCGAGGTCGGCAAGCGCGCCGACCTGGCGATGTGGAGCCCCGCCTTTTTCGGCGTGAAGCCCGAAATGGTGCTGCTGGGCGGCTCGATTGCCGCCGCGCCCATGGGCGACCCCAATGCATCCATCCCCACGCCCCAGCCCATGCATTACCGGCCGATGTTTGCCTCCTTCGGCAAGCTGCGGACCAGTTCGTCGGTGACCTTCGTTTCCCAAGCCGCCCATGACGATGGCCTGCGCGGCAAGCTGGGCGTCGAAAAGCAATTGCTGCCCGTCTCCAATACGCGCGGCGGCATCGGCAAGTCGGCCATGATCCACAATTCGGCAACCCCAGTCATCGAGGTCGATCCCGAAACCTATGAAGTGCGTGCCGACGGCGTTTTGCTGACCTGCGAACCGGCAACAACGCTGCCCATGGCGCAGCGCTACTTCCTGTTCTGA
- a CDS encoding urease subunit beta, whose translation MIPGEIIPKSGDIELNVGAPQITIEVANTGDRPIQVGSHYHFYETNAGLRFDREQARGMRLDIAAGTAVRFEPGQTREVRLVPLGGSRIVYGFRQHIMGQL comes from the coding sequence ATGATCCCCGGTGAAATCATCCCCAAATCCGGCGACATCGAACTCAATGTCGGCGCACCCCAGATCACTATCGAGGTCGCCAATACCGGCGACCGGCCGATCCAGGTCGGCTCGCACTATCATTTCTACGAAACCAATGCCGGATTGCGCTTCGATCGCGAACAGGCGCGGGGCATGCGGCTCGATATCGCCGCCGGCACGGCAGTCCGCTTCGAACCCGGCCAGACGCGCGAAGTCCGGCTGGTACCGCTCGGCGGCAGCCGCATCGTCTACGGCTTCCGCCAACACATTATGGGACAACTCTAA
- a CDS encoding urease subunit gamma, whose translation MNLTPREKDKLLIAMAAIVARKRLERGVKLNHPEAIALITDFVVEGARDGRPVAELMEAGAHVISREQVMEGIPEMIHDIQVEATFPDGTKLVTVHQPIR comes from the coding sequence ATGAACCTCACCCCGCGCGAAAAAGACAAATTGCTGATCGCCATGGCCGCGATCGTGGCTCGCAAGCGCCTCGAGCGGGGCGTCAAGCTCAACCATCCCGAGGCCATTGCGCTGATCACCGATTTCGTCGTCGAAGGCGCCCGCGACGGCCGCCCGGTGGCCGAACTGATGGAAGCCGGAGCCCATGTCATCAGCCGCGAACAGGTGATGGAGGGCATCCCCGAAATGATCCACGACATCCAGGTGGAAGCCACCTTCCCCGACGGCACCAAGCTCGTCACCGTCCACCAGCCCATTCGTTAG